One segment of Anatilimnocola aggregata DNA contains the following:
- a CDS encoding HlyD family secretion protein produces the protein MAATIHSTVNSFAHLRSMRLVRPSIGARALAVLLLLALVASIFAMLLLPWQQTSRGAGRVIAYHPTERPQTVEAPVYGRVARWGDNIVEGALVTKGQLILEIDDNDAEHAFRLNQQVTATEQKLSFAVEKVNSYFSQIEEYRQSRTLINESYQQLLAVAEQKIRAAEADLSAAKTAEWQLELDHQRQSTLAKEGIVGTLKAQEAQTKYEQAVAKRQAAENYVAASKSDLKAKQAEGEAKTREATTKIQEAEAKHQQARGEEALSRKELAEIQGKTAQFGRRQVTAPRDGILYRIHVSDNAQMLKEGDPLFTIVPETSEQAVELWINGNDVPLVRAQREVRLQFEGWPAVQFAGWPSVAVGTFGGEVIAIDATDDGKGKFRVLVRPTVEHPWPDEQFLRQGARANGWILLNEVSLGYELWRQLNGFPPVISTDEPKSAGGDKDKQKVKLPK, from the coding sequence ATGGCTGCGACTATCCATTCCACGGTTAATTCATTCGCCCATCTGCGGTCGATGCGACTCGTTCGGCCATCGATCGGCGCGAGGGCGTTAGCGGTACTGCTACTGCTCGCCTTGGTCGCGTCGATCTTTGCCATGCTCCTTCTGCCGTGGCAGCAAACGTCACGCGGAGCCGGCCGAGTCATTGCCTACCATCCGACCGAGCGCCCACAAACGGTCGAAGCACCCGTCTATGGGCGTGTCGCTCGTTGGGGCGATAACATCGTCGAAGGGGCGTTAGTGACGAAGGGCCAGTTGATATTAGAGATTGATGACAACGATGCCGAACACGCATTTCGACTGAATCAGCAAGTCACCGCGACGGAGCAGAAACTTTCGTTTGCCGTCGAGAAGGTCAACTCGTACTTCTCGCAGATTGAAGAGTATCGCCAGTCCCGCACACTGATTAACGAGTCGTATCAGCAGTTGCTCGCTGTTGCGGAGCAGAAAATTCGAGCTGCCGAAGCGGATCTATCAGCGGCCAAGACGGCCGAGTGGCAGCTTGAACTCGATCATCAGCGGCAGAGCACACTCGCCAAGGAGGGGATCGTTGGAACCCTCAAGGCACAAGAGGCGCAGACCAAATACGAACAGGCAGTCGCGAAACGGCAGGCTGCGGAAAACTACGTGGCTGCTAGCAAAAGTGACCTAAAGGCCAAGCAAGCTGAGGGCGAGGCCAAGACCCGCGAAGCCACAACCAAAATTCAAGAAGCCGAAGCGAAACATCAGCAGGCCCGAGGTGAAGAAGCACTTTCGCGGAAAGAACTCGCCGAAATCCAGGGAAAAACAGCCCAATTTGGTCGTCGGCAAGTCACCGCACCACGCGACGGTATCCTCTACCGTATCCATGTTTCTGACAACGCGCAAATGCTAAAAGAAGGTGACCCGCTCTTCACCATTGTCCCCGAAACATCGGAACAGGCAGTCGAACTATGGATCAATGGCAACGACGTACCGCTCGTGCGTGCCCAGCGCGAAGTGCGCCTGCAATTCGAGGGCTGGCCGGCCGTGCAATTTGCGGGGTGGCCGAGCGTCGCAGTGGGGACGTTCGGAGGTGAAGTTATTGCCATTGATGCAACCGATGACGGCAAAGGAAAATTCCGGGTGCTGGTCCGGCCCACGGTCGAACACCCTTGGCCGGACGAGCAATTTCTGCGACAAGGGGCCCGTGCCAACGGCTGGATTTTGCTCAACGAGGTCTCGCTGGGGTACGAACTGTGGCGGCAACTAAACGGCTTTCCGCCCGTCATTTCCACCGATGAGCCCAAGTCTGCGGGCGGGGATAAAGACAAGCAGAAAGTGAAGCTGCCGAAATGA
- a CDS encoding peptide chain release factor family protein, with the protein MPEPQPTTHPAALSEDELLSACSFQTTRRSGPGGQHRNKVETAVVVTHRPTGVRTEASERRSQAQNKSMAIFRLRLALALSVRQPYPLPTQPSLLWQSRAKGRKLTISDEHADFPALLAEALDCANAHEFDLSAAATQLGVSTTQLVRFLQQSSPAWQWINRERQSRQLRPLK; encoded by the coding sequence ATGCCCGAGCCTCAGCCCACGACGCATCCCGCCGCACTTAGCGAAGACGAGCTTTTGTCAGCTTGTTCGTTTCAAACCACCAGGCGGAGTGGGCCAGGCGGGCAGCATCGCAATAAAGTTGAGACGGCCGTCGTGGTTACGCATCGTCCGACGGGGGTGCGAACCGAGGCCAGCGAGCGCCGGAGTCAGGCTCAAAATAAGAGCATGGCCATCTTCCGCCTACGATTGGCCTTGGCACTGAGCGTGCGACAGCCGTATCCATTGCCAACCCAACCGAGCTTGCTTTGGCAGTCGCGGGCCAAGGGGCGCAAGCTAACGATCAGCGACGAGCATGCTGATTTTCCCGCGCTACTGGCCGAAGCTCTCGACTGTGCGAACGCGCACGAGTTCGATTTATCAGCTGCTGCCACGCAACTGGGCGTTTCGACAACGCAACTCGTTCGCTTCCTGCAGCAGTCTTCGCCCGCGTGGCAGTGGATCAATCGCGAGCGGCAAAGTCGCCAATTGAGGCCGTTAAAATAA
- a CDS encoding YgiQ family radical SAM protein, with product MLEALAPAMLPPASSGGLLQLSSGKKPQPPKKQPAPFAALPMTMDEAKKRGWDEVDVVIITGDAYIDHPSFAMAILGRVLEAAGFRVGIVSQPDWRKVDDWRRFGKPRLFYAISAGNMDSMINHYTANRKVRNADAYSPGGRIGLRPDRATLAYCQRAREAYPGVPVIAGSVEASLRRLAHYDYWSDKVRRSIILDCKADLLVYGMGEEAIVELARGFAAGKTVKELRELRGIAYALGASENPPEDCLVLPTYEEVVAEKPKFAEATRIIHNEQNPYNARRLVQFHDRQAVVCNPPRLPISERSMDVVYSLPYTRRPHPSYTEAIPAMDMIKDSVTIMRGCFGGCTFCSITTHQGRIIQSRSPDSVQQEIERMAVDPQFKGTISDIGGPTANMYQMKCTQPEVEAVCRRQSCVHPTICKLLGTDHGPLVDMMRTARETPGIKKVLVASGIRMDLARRSPEYMRDLARHHVGGHLKVAPEHVDPGVLGLMRKPATDDFEMFSDAFKKESAKAGKKQFIIPYFIASHPGSGLDEMIHLAVFLKQNGYKPDQVQDFIPAPFDVATAMYYTGIDPFTKKPVQIAKALRDRKMQRALLQFFKPENYFEVREALRQAGRMDLVGDGCDSLISSKPPKEALLKRRSDANSNFAGNYVHQAPGSGARNEGTKPGRKPNPSTSSANASPGNKQGTGQNSAQPNRPLRKKDKTSRYQPGKGYRPDIKR from the coding sequence ATGCTCGAAGCACTCGCGCCGGCAATGCTGCCGCCAGCTTCGTCGGGCGGATTGCTGCAATTGAGTTCCGGCAAAAAGCCTCAGCCGCCGAAGAAGCAGCCGGCACCGTTCGCCGCGCTTCCCATGACGATGGACGAAGCCAAAAAACGCGGGTGGGACGAAGTCGATGTCGTCATCATTACCGGCGATGCTTATATCGATCACCCCAGCTTTGCGATGGCCATTCTCGGCCGCGTGCTGGAAGCGGCCGGCTTTCGTGTGGGCATCGTCAGCCAGCCCGATTGGCGGAAGGTCGATGACTGGCGACGGTTCGGCAAGCCGCGGCTGTTCTATGCGATCAGCGCCGGCAATATGGACTCGATGATCAACCACTACACGGCGAATCGCAAAGTGCGCAACGCCGATGCTTACTCGCCCGGGGGCCGCATCGGTCTGCGTCCCGATCGCGCGACGCTCGCCTATTGCCAACGTGCTCGCGAAGCCTATCCCGGCGTGCCGGTGATTGCCGGCAGCGTCGAAGCTTCGCTGCGGCGACTCGCGCACTACGACTATTGGTCCGACAAAGTCCGCCGCTCGATCATTCTCGACTGCAAAGCCGATCTGCTCGTTTACGGCATGGGCGAAGAAGCGATTGTAGAACTCGCCCGTGGTTTCGCGGCGGGAAAAACAGTCAAGGAACTGCGCGAGTTGCGTGGGATTGCCTATGCGTTGGGTGCCAGTGAGAATCCGCCCGAAGACTGCCTGGTGCTGCCAACCTACGAAGAGGTCGTTGCCGAAAAACCGAAGTTTGCCGAAGCCACTCGCATCATTCACAACGAGCAGAATCCGTATAACGCCCGCCGGCTCGTGCAATTTCACGATCGCCAGGCTGTCGTCTGCAATCCACCGCGCTTGCCGATCAGTGAACGGTCAATGGATGTGGTTTACAGCTTGCCCTACACGCGGCGGCCCCATCCTTCGTACACCGAAGCGATTCCCGCGATGGACATGATCAAGGACTCGGTCACGATCATGCGCGGCTGCTTCGGTGGCTGCACGTTCTGCAGCATCACGACGCATCAGGGACGGATCATTCAAAGCCGCAGCCCCGACAGCGTGCAGCAAGAGATCGAGCGGATGGCTGTCGATCCGCAGTTCAAAGGAACCATCAGCGACATCGGCGGCCCGACGGCCAACATGTACCAGATGAAGTGTACGCAGCCCGAAGTAGAAGCTGTCTGTCGCCGCCAGTCGTGCGTTCATCCGACGATTTGCAAACTATTGGGAACCGATCACGGGCCCCTCGTCGACATGATGCGCACGGCCCGCGAAACGCCAGGCATCAAGAAAGTGCTTGTCGCCAGCGGCATTCGCATGGACCTCGCTCGTCGCAGTCCCGAGTACATGCGCGACCTGGCGCGGCATCACGTCGGTGGGCACTTGAAGGTCGCTCCCGAACACGTCGATCCCGGTGTGCTCGGGCTGATGCGCAAGCCGGCGACGGACGATTTCGAGATGTTTTCAGACGCGTTCAAAAAGGAATCGGCCAAGGCGGGGAAGAAGCAATTCATCATTCCGTATTTCATCGCCAGCCATCCCGGCAGCGGCCTCGACGAGATGATTCATCTCGCCGTGTTCCTAAAGCAGAACGGCTACAAGCCCGACCAGGTGCAAGACTTCATTCCCGCGCCGTTCGATGTCGCCACGGCCATGTACTACACGGGGATCGATCCGTTCACGAAGAAACCGGTGCAAATTGCCAAGGCCCTGCGCGATCGCAAGATGCAGCGCGCGTTGCTGCAGTTCTTCAAGCCGGAAAACTACTTCGAAGTTCGCGAGGCCTTGCGACAAGCTGGGCGGATGGACCTCGTCGGCGATGGCTGCGACAGCCTCATCTCCAGCAAACCACCGAAAGAAGCCCTCCTCAAGCGCCGCTCCGACGCCAACAGCAACTTCGCGGGCAACTACGTCCACCAGGCTCCCGGCAGCGGCGCTCGCAACGAAGGAACCAAACCCGGTCGCAAGCCGAATCCCTCTACCAGTTCGGCCAATGCTTCACCAGGAAACAAGCAAGGCACCGGCCAAAACAGTGCCCAACCGAACCGCCCGCTACGCAAGAAAGACAAGACCTCGCGCTATCAACCGGGCAAGGGCTACCGTCCAGATATTAAGAGATAA
- a CDS encoding acyl-CoA dehydrogenase family protein — MSAVDREKQIKQAEEILGHEPAEPGFAKGLFFGEYRREALLPYPVREPDQRVPILLNQLQQFCREQIDPVAIDRQAEIPQAVIDGLGRIGILGACLPQSAGGLSLSQTSYCRVLEILGGHCGSTALFVNAHHSIGPRALVLFGNQDQRNKYLPKLATGEWISAFALTEPQAGSDAANVQSTATPTADGKGYVLNGEKRWITNGGIATVLTVMARTPDPKGGDSKITAFVVTPDMPGFSVVEKRMEKMGVRGTATSRLAFKDLYVPRENVLGQLGKGLRVALTVLDYGRTTFGASCTGAAKFCVAGALAHVKQRVQFGEPLANFELVKQKLAFMQAATFAMESCTYQTAALMDSGHGDFMLETAMLKVFATELLWTALNDTFQLHGGLAYFTDQPWERMVRDARINTIGEGANDVLRGFSALVGMRDVGLELESILHAIYHPLGKLTKLARFGGRKIGSLLASPTITVRSAELEPDAHQLSSQISALGANVERLLITHQKEVVERQYQLARIADVATDLYASSCVLNRLDYAIREHHGDDGPLRMQLETGRYWLTLSRRRVNGWLASLWNNDDEACTSLAKRMLRGEVGNGNAHH, encoded by the coding sequence ATGAGCGCTGTTGACCGTGAAAAGCAGATCAAGCAAGCCGAAGAAATCCTTGGTCATGAGCCGGCGGAGCCCGGTTTTGCCAAGGGGCTATTTTTTGGTGAGTATCGACGCGAGGCGCTCCTTCCTTATCCTGTGCGTGAGCCCGACCAGCGAGTGCCGATTCTGCTGAATCAATTGCAGCAGTTTTGTCGCGAACAGATCGATCCTGTCGCCATCGACCGCCAGGCCGAGATTCCGCAAGCGGTGATCGACGGCCTGGGGCGCATCGGCATTCTAGGCGCCTGTCTGCCGCAAAGTGCCGGCGGCTTGTCGCTGTCGCAAACCAGCTATTGCCGCGTGTTGGAAATTCTCGGCGGCCATTGCGGCAGCACGGCCCTGTTTGTGAACGCGCATCACTCGATTGGTCCGCGGGCACTCGTTTTGTTCGGCAACCAGGATCAGCGCAACAAGTATCTGCCCAAACTGGCGACCGGTGAATGGATCAGCGCGTTCGCGCTCACCGAGCCTCAAGCGGGGAGCGACGCGGCGAATGTGCAATCGACGGCAACGCCAACCGCTGACGGCAAAGGCTATGTGCTCAACGGCGAGAAGCGCTGGATCACCAACGGCGGCATCGCGACAGTGCTAACCGTAATGGCCCGCACACCCGATCCGAAAGGTGGTGATTCGAAGATTACTGCCTTCGTCGTCACGCCTGACATGCCAGGCTTCAGCGTGGTTGAAAAACGGATGGAGAAAATGGGGGTCCGCGGAACCGCCACCAGTCGGCTGGCTTTCAAAGACCTCTATGTCCCGCGCGAAAACGTCCTGGGGCAACTCGGCAAGGGCCTGCGCGTGGCGCTCACCGTGCTCGATTACGGTCGTACCACGTTCGGCGCCAGTTGCACTGGCGCAGCGAAGTTCTGTGTCGCTGGCGCTCTCGCGCATGTGAAGCAGCGGGTGCAATTCGGCGAGCCACTGGCGAACTTCGAACTTGTCAAACAGAAGCTGGCCTTCATGCAGGCCGCGACCTTCGCGATGGAATCGTGTACCTACCAGACGGCCGCGCTGATGGACTCGGGGCATGGCGACTTCATGCTCGAGACGGCAATGCTCAAAGTATTCGCCACGGAACTGCTGTGGACCGCGCTGAACGATACATTCCAGCTCCACGGCGGGCTGGCCTACTTCACCGATCAGCCTTGGGAACGCATGGTGCGCGACGCGCGAATCAACACGATTGGCGAAGGAGCCAACGACGTATTGCGTGGCTTCAGCGCGCTGGTTGGCATGCGCGACGTCGGCCTGGAACTGGAAAGCATTCTGCACGCCATTTACCATCCGCTCGGCAAGCTCACGAAGCTCGCGCGGTTCGGCGGTCGAAAGATCGGTTCGCTGCTCGCTTCGCCGACAATCACCGTTCGCAGCGCCGAACTCGAGCCCGATGCCCATCAGTTGTCGAGTCAAATTTCCGCCCTTGGCGCGAATGTCGAACGGCTCCTCATCACGCATCAGAAAGAGGTTGTCGAACGGCAGTATCAGCTGGCTCGCATTGCCGACGTGGCAACGGATCTTTACGCGAGCAGTTGCGTGCTGAATCGCCTCGACTACGCGATTCGCGAACATCACGGCGACGATGGCCCGCTGCGGATGCAACTCGAAACGGGCCGCTACTGGCTCACCCTGTCGCGCCGCCGCGTCAACGGTTGGCTTGCCAGCCTATGGAACAACGACGACGAAGCCTGCACCAGCCTCGCCAAGCGGATGCTGCGGGGGGAAGTCGGCAATGGAAATGCTCACCACTAA
- a CDS encoding peptidase domain-containing ABC transporter: MTPLQRLISLLRPEATDIAVVVLFSLVIGILSLATPITVEALVNTVAFGRYLQPLFVLALMLFTFLGFAAILKGLQTYIAEVIQRRIFVRVVAYLADRLPRVNHEAFTKGHGPELLNRFFEVITVQKSAALLVLDGITIVITGVVGMVVLAFYHPFLLGFNLVLVGAVLFAIFALGRGAVDSAIDESYKKYAVAAWLQQLALYPTTFKLAGGLPRAMEKADELTVAYLEARQSHFHVLFRQITFTLGLQAIAAACLLGIGGFLVINGQLTLGQLVASELIVAVVVGSFAKLGKHMESYYDLLAACDKLGHLFDLPTERLEGLTPPRQNLGARVQFHHVELELGAAQHSPALTMIIEAGERVALTGPPGSGKSSILEILYALKEPAHGYVEFDSLDLRSVAPPRLREQVALVQSIELIEGTIADNVHLHRDSVTHQQVRNALEAVGLWNEIMALTGGLETRVPLGGGTLSNSQAIRLMIARAIAGQPRLILIDSILDQLSEMHLRFVFDAVAKAERSCTVVLVTSRESLFELCDRTIPLQPVLDPDSLANNRLLPAPQSLPRLNLVSL, encoded by the coding sequence TTGACCCCACTTCAACGTCTGATCTCGTTGCTTCGTCCCGAGGCGACGGACATCGCCGTTGTGGTTCTCTTTTCTCTCGTGATTGGCATTTTGTCGCTGGCCACGCCGATTACGGTAGAAGCACTGGTCAACACCGTCGCCTTTGGACGGTACCTGCAGCCTTTGTTTGTCCTGGCCTTGATGCTTTTCACGTTCCTCGGCTTCGCGGCGATTCTCAAAGGACTGCAGACTTACATCGCTGAAGTTATTCAGCGGCGGATCTTTGTCCGCGTTGTGGCGTATTTGGCCGATCGGCTGCCCCGCGTCAACCACGAAGCGTTTACCAAAGGACATGGGCCGGAACTGCTAAATCGCTTCTTTGAAGTGATCACGGTACAGAAGTCGGCAGCCCTACTGGTGCTCGACGGCATCACCATCGTGATTACGGGCGTAGTCGGTATGGTTGTGCTGGCGTTCTACCATCCGTTCCTACTGGGGTTCAATTTGGTTTTAGTCGGGGCGGTGCTCTTCGCCATCTTTGCCCTCGGTCGCGGCGCGGTCGACTCTGCGATCGATGAGTCCTACAAAAAATATGCGGTTGCGGCGTGGTTGCAGCAATTGGCCCTGTACCCGACGACGTTCAAACTAGCGGGGGGACTGCCCCGGGCAATGGAGAAGGCTGACGAGTTGACGGTGGCTTATCTCGAAGCACGCCAGTCGCATTTTCACGTTTTGTTCCGACAGATTACTTTCACCCTCGGATTGCAGGCGATTGCTGCGGCCTGTTTGTTGGGTATCGGCGGCTTCCTGGTAATCAACGGGCAATTGACGTTGGGACAGCTCGTGGCTTCCGAACTGATCGTAGCAGTCGTTGTGGGTTCGTTTGCCAAGTTGGGTAAGCACATGGAGAGTTACTACGACCTGCTTGCTGCTTGCGACAAGCTAGGTCACTTGTTCGATCTCCCCACGGAACGCCTGGAGGGTCTAACTCCGCCACGACAGAACTTGGGAGCGAGAGTGCAGTTCCATCATGTGGAACTTGAACTCGGCGCGGCTCAGCACTCTCCAGCACTGACCATGATCATTGAAGCCGGTGAACGTGTGGCTCTCACTGGGCCTCCCGGCAGCGGGAAAAGTTCGATTCTTGAGATACTTTACGCCCTAAAAGAGCCAGCGCATGGATACGTCGAGTTCGACTCCCTCGACCTACGGTCCGTCGCGCCGCCGCGGTTGCGAGAACAAGTCGCCCTTGTCCAGTCGATTGAACTCATTGAGGGAACGATTGCCGACAACGTGCACCTGCATCGCGACAGCGTTACCCACCAGCAGGTTCGCAATGCGCTAGAAGCGGTCGGACTGTGGAACGAAATCATGGCTCTGACAGGGGGTCTCGAGACTCGAGTGCCGTTAGGTGGTGGAACACTATCAAACAGCCAGGCAATTCGGTTGATGATTGCAAGGGCGATCGCGGGCCAACCAAGGTTGATCCTCATCGATTCAATCCTCGATCAACTCTCCGAAATGCATTTGCGATTTGTATTCGACGCCGTCGCGAAGGCGGAGCGGTCGTGCACGGTGGTGCTTGTCACCAGCCGTGAGAGTCTGTTTGAACTATGCGACCGTACGATTCCACTTCAGCCGGTACTAGATCCTGACTCTCTCGCCAACAACAGGCTGTTGCCGGCTCCACAGTCGTTGCCCCGACTTAATCTTGTTTCACTTTAG
- the nhaR gene encoding transcriptional activator NhaR — MSAPWLNYHHLHYFWVVAREGSIVRACEVLHLSQPTISLQLQQLERSLGGELFERKGRGLQLTELGRTIKRYADEIFTLGSELAEVARGRPTGRPHRLSIGVSDVLAKLMVYRLVLPALKLPEAVKLVCREGHFEDLLKGLATFELDVILSDAPLSPGSPIKAFSHLLGECGVTIFGTAKLSRAYRKGFPQSLNGAPLLLPGSQSLPRRALDQWLDEQQIHPLIAAEFQDTALMKVFGQEGIGLFPAPSAIEAEVCRQYSVKVVGRIDQVRERYYAISVERRLKNPAVLAISHAAKSDVFPSKVVSRVKTS; from the coding sequence ATGTCCGCTCCGTGGCTGAATTACCATCACTTGCACTATTTCTGGGTGGTCGCGCGCGAGGGGAGCATCGTGCGCGCTTGCGAAGTGCTGCATCTTTCGCAGCCGACGATTTCTTTGCAGTTGCAGCAACTCGAACGTAGCCTCGGTGGCGAACTGTTCGAGCGCAAAGGGCGCGGGCTGCAATTGACCGAGCTTGGTCGCACGATCAAGCGTTATGCGGATGAGATATTTACGCTCGGTAGCGAACTAGCCGAAGTCGCGCGGGGCAGACCCACGGGGCGACCGCATCGACTGTCAATCGGTGTATCCGACGTGCTTGCAAAATTGATGGTTTATCGCCTCGTCTTGCCAGCACTCAAGTTGCCTGAAGCGGTGAAATTAGTTTGTCGCGAAGGGCATTTTGAGGATTTGCTGAAAGGGCTGGCCACGTTCGAACTTGATGTCATTCTCAGCGATGCTCCGCTCAGCCCCGGTAGTCCAATCAAGGCCTTTAGCCACTTGCTGGGTGAATGCGGCGTCACGATCTTTGGCACGGCAAAGTTAAGCCGGGCTTATCGGAAGGGATTTCCGCAGTCACTGAATGGAGCTCCGCTATTACTTCCCGGATCGCAGTCGTTGCCACGCCGTGCGCTGGACCAATGGCTGGACGAACAGCAAATTCATCCGCTCATCGCCGCGGAGTTTCAGGATACCGCGTTAATGAAAGTGTTCGGGCAAGAGGGAATTGGCCTCTTTCCAGCACCCTCCGCAATCGAAGCGGAGGTCTGCCGACAGTACTCGGTGAAAGTCGTTGGCCGCATCGACCAGGTCCGCGAGCGATATTACGCCATCTCGGTCGAACGCCGGCTCAAGAATCCAGCCGTGCTGGCTATCTCGCACGCCGCCAAGTCGGACGTCTTTCCGAGTAAAGTCGTTAGCCGCGTGAAGACTTCCTAG
- a CDS encoding Gfo/Idh/MocA family protein — MSNASLPAETSPEKSRRSFLKSSAALAVAGSVVTTMTGARAVHAAGSDMLKVALIGCGGRGSGAAVDSMAADKNAKITVLADAFGDRVEIARNALKGPLGEQLDVKPENCFVGIDAYKQVMASDVDVVLLCSPPGFRPAHLRAAVEAGKHVFCEKPVAVDAPGVRSVLESSEIARQKNLNLVSGLCWRYDYGVRETMKQIQDGMIGDIVAIQENYLTGGLWHRGREEKWSEMEYQMRNWLYFTWLSGDHNVEQHIHSLDKAMWLMGDKPPKLCYGIGGRQVRTGEKWGNIYDHHAVCYEWDNGVKCFAFTRQMPGCFNETEDYVLGTKGKASLIKHEVTAGDTKWKYRGPKPSMYKVEHVELFGAIRAGSPINNGTYMSYSTLLAIMGRMATYTGQNITWDMAMSSVEDLTPRKLVLGDTPVPKVAIPGETKFS; from the coding sequence ATGTCGAATGCATCTTTGCCTGCCGAAACGTCGCCCGAAAAGAGTCGCCGCAGTTTCCTCAAATCGTCCGCTGCTTTGGCGGTGGCTGGTTCGGTGGTCACAACCATGACCGGTGCCCGCGCGGTGCATGCCGCCGGCAGCGACATGCTGAAAGTAGCCCTGATTGGCTGCGGTGGACGTGGCAGCGGAGCTGCTGTCGACTCGATGGCGGCCGACAAGAACGCCAAGATCACGGTGCTGGCAGATGCGTTCGGCGACCGGGTCGAGATTGCCCGCAACGCGCTCAAGGGGCCACTCGGCGAACAACTCGATGTGAAGCCAGAGAATTGCTTCGTCGGCATCGATGCCTACAAACAAGTGATGGCCAGCGATGTCGATGTGGTCTTGCTCTGCTCGCCCCCCGGCTTTCGTCCGGCACATTTGCGAGCCGCAGTCGAAGCGGGTAAGCACGTCTTCTGCGAGAAACCGGTCGCCGTCGATGCTCCGGGCGTGCGCAGCGTATTGGAATCGAGCGAAATCGCGCGGCAGAAGAATCTCAACCTTGTCTCGGGTCTGTGCTGGCGCTATGACTACGGCGTGCGCGAGACGATGAAGCAGATTCAGGACGGGATGATCGGTGATATCGTCGCCATTCAAGAAAATTATCTCACCGGCGGACTCTGGCATCGCGGCCGCGAAGAGAAGTGGTCGGAGATGGAATACCAGATGCGCAACTGGCTCTATTTCACCTGGCTCTCGGGCGATCACAACGTCGAGCAGCACATTCACAGCCTCGATAAGGCAATGTGGCTGATGGGCGATAAGCCGCCGAAGCTGTGCTACGGCATCGGCGGACGGCAAGTCCGGACGGGTGAGAAGTGGGGCAACATCTACGACCATCACGCCGTCTGCTACGAATGGGACAACGGCGTAAAGTGCTTTGCCTTCACGCGGCAAATGCCGGGCTGCTTCAACGAGACCGAAGACTACGTCCTCGGCACCAAAGGCAAAGCCTCGCTGATCAAGCACGAAGTGACCGCTGGCGATACCAAGTGGAAATATCGCGGGCCGAAGCCCAGCATGTATAAGGTCGAACACGTTGAACTGTTCGGCGCCATCCGCGCTGGCTCGCCAATCAACAACGGCACTTACATGTCGTACAGCACGCTGCTTGCCATCATGGGCCGCATGGCCACTTACACCGGCCAGAACATCACCTGGGACATGGCCATGTCCTCGGTCGAAGATCTCACCCCGCGCAAGCTCGTCCTCGGCGATACGCCGGTCCCGAAGGTGGCGATTCCCGGCGAGACGAAGTTTTCGTAG
- a CDS encoding IS66 family transposase, with amino-acid sequence MAIMAEQAEVSACPTFRKPATKQARNLANRFHEHGREYLRFITTPGLEPTNNLAEQAIRFVVLDRKVTQGPRSLAGRQWSERIWTAIATCTQHGRSVFDFLRQSVGAFFSDTPPPTLLPTN; translated from the coding sequence GTGGCCATCATGGCTGAACAAGCGGAAGTATCTGCCTGTCCGACGTTCCGCAAACCGGCCACGAAGCAAGCTCGCAACCTGGCCAATCGCTTTCACGAACATGGGCGAGAATACTTGCGCTTCATCACCACACCGGGCCTCGAACCCACGAACAACCTCGCCGAACAAGCCATTCGCTTCGTGGTCCTTGACCGCAAAGTAACCCAGGGACCCCGCAGTCTCGCCGGCCGCCAATGGTCCGAACGCATCTGGACCGCCATCGCCACTTGCACCCAACACGGCCGCAGCGTCTTCGACTTTCTCCGTCAATCGGTCGGGGCCTTCTTCAGCGACACCCCGCCGCCAACCTTGCTGCCAACCAATTGA
- a CDS encoding class I SAM-dependent methyltransferase: MSAEDREKWNAKYSDPAFAPRNPSPTLLSLVDWLPPTRGRALDVAGGAGRHSIWLAKLGFEVTLADVSAVGLQVAQRRASDSGVKITTIEHDLERHGLPVGPWDLIVSICYLWRPTPRLMVDALSPHGVFVMIQPTTINLTKHEKPPRDFLLQPGELGSRFSPEECKGHYLKNCYFVEDWSLDDRHDAVLVVRADKPAE, encoded by the coding sequence ATGTCTGCCGAAGATCGAGAGAAATGGAATGCCAAGTATAGCGACCCCGCGTTTGCGCCGCGCAATCCCTCGCCGACACTGCTGAGTCTGGTTGATTGGCTACCACCCACGCGCGGCCGTGCACTCGATGTTGCCGGCGGCGCAGGGCGGCATTCTATCTGGCTGGCGAAACTTGGGTTCGAGGTGACGTTGGCCGATGTCTCAGCAGTGGGGCTGCAAGTTGCCCAGCGACGCGCATCCGACTCAGGTGTGAAAATCACCACCATCGAGCACGATCTCGAACGCCACGGACTTCCCGTTGGCCCCTGGGATCTGATTGTTTCGATCTGTTACCTGTGGCGACCGACACCACGACTTATGGTCGATGCACTTTCGCCGCACGGCGTGTTTGTCATGATTCAACCGACGACGATCAATTTGACGAAACACGAAAAGCCTCCTCGCGATTTCTTGCTGCAGCCGGGAGAGTTAGGTAGTCGGTTTTCGCCAGAAGAATGCAAAGGGCACTATTTGAAGAACTGTTATTTCGTCGAAGACTGGTCCCTGGATGATCGGCACGACGCAGTGCTTGTCGTGCGCGCGGACAAACCGGCCGAGTGA